Genomic DNA from Etheostoma spectabile isolate EspeVRDwgs_2016 unplaced genomic scaffold, UIUC_Espe_1.0 scaffold00018727, whole genome shotgun sequence:
GGCCCATGTTCCATCTGCTAACATGAGCTATTTTCATATGAACTCAATGTCCTGGAAATCCAGTACAAACATGGCCCAGAGTTTTACTTGCACGCGTGTAGCACACAACAGGACATTGTACAGGACACATACATTTCACCCAGTTAATGTCCAGACATTGTAATGTGGGAATGCAGCTATGAAGGGAGTGTGATTTATGAACTATGGACATTTAGTGCTATGTGTTACACACTTCCACCAGAAATGTAATTCTTTACCATATGGACCCCGACTGATAGTGTTTCAGTATACTCGAAAACAAAGATGTATACTGTAGCGCATACTTCAATACATTTCAGGAAAATGATTAATAATTTGACATATTGAATTATGCTATAGAAGACAACTGTGCTTTTTCAGAAATGTCCTTAAAAAGTTATTACAACCATTACTTCCTTCTTAACTAATTCTAACTTTTGTCTGTCATTTGTTTTAGGGAAAAGAAGAAGTCAAAATAAAGTGGACACCTTGCTCAACATGGTAGGTCCTTTAAACTAGTGTCTTGGACTGGAAACATGTTTATATAGTGACAATACTGTAGTTACAACATCATTATGAATTTGTACATTTGTTAAAGCATGTTCTCAGAAAGACTTTTGTTGTTTATATTGTGGAATTCTGTAAATGTAGCATGAAATTAAGACAGAGGACATGTTCCACGTCACAGCTGAGGTtattcttttaacttttattttgtgttttgtctttaatttacGGACAGTGGCAAAGTGTGGGACGACACCTGGGAGCCAGCCAAAGACTATTCATAGAAGAAGCAGTGTTCCTTGTCCTGTGGAAGCTCCAACTTTGTATAATATCAATCTTGTTTTAAGGAACAGTTTTTATGTGACCTTGACTCAGAACGCATCAATAAAACCATTCAACACTGTTGTAAAACATTGCAAACTGAATTGCAtcaaacataataataactaaCGATAAAATCAATAGCTCATTTAAACAAAGCGcacaggaaatgaaagagtACATGTGCTTTGGTTTTGATTATGGTCACTAGACAATTCCTGCATTGACCAGGTAAGTAGATGTAGGTAGAGAATACTAGGCCTTGTCCTGAGAGGAATCTAGCGcacaatatataaatgcatCACATGCAGAGCAGGGTCAGTGCACAGCAGGTTGGCAGGAATGAACATCTGTAGGGATAGGGCCTTTGGATCAGATGGTAAGACCAGTTCATCCTGCAACTCAGTATCACAGCAGTTCTTGAAATGCACACttaattaaatatattgttttgtgtacagaggcctgtttatctgttttttttcttaatatctgcacgttttttaaactaatgtatttcaagatGAAGCATCTTTTGTGGCAACAGCACGGTTCTTTCTGCCAGTCAggctgcagcagagaagctgTATACAAATTTGCAATTATTAGTATTTTAGCCCAATAACCAATgtttcaatcaacatttattcacaGGTGCTATTGCCATGGAAGCTGGATTGCTTTGTTGttaattgctatttttaaaacgCTACATCTATCAACATTTATTTCGATGTTGTCATGGTATGCATttcttaattttaataataacaattcagTCTTATCACCGGTGAAATTATAACGGTATGCTGTAAGACAGAAGCGGAGCAGGGCGCATTAAAAGCCGACATCCCGAATATCAGAGAATTGGACAGCTATCAGCAGGTCTTTAACGCTAGTATGGCTTCAATGTTCACATATTTAATCAGAggttttgtcactagcaacaaCACGTTTCTCAGTTTTGTTGCAGTAAGTTATGAACcgtaatatatattttttttaacaattaggTAAGTACTTCGGAAGGGACATAGTACGTACCGCTTGATGACTAGAAAATATACTAATACATAATATTCaaaatattgatgtttttgGCTAACGTTGCATTTGAGGATTcgaacaataaagataataaaatacagtttaatGTATTTGTCTCATGCATTGTTTGCTCGGCCGGCCTGCCGGCGGGAATCTGAAATGGAATGAAGCCCATTCACGGCAGACAGCAGAAACACAGGAGCCGAACGAGTCCAGCCACCCAGCCCTAAAGAACTACAAGTACATTGGCTTTATAACATGTTGTAGGGCTATagtgggagttgtagttttttaaacatattggtATATTTCTCATAAGTAGAAGTTGGCATTGTAGAATTTTGGATGCTATAACaactggtcctatgtgtgtagccctactataacagctggtcctatgtgtgtagcccctactataacagctggtcctatgtgtgtagcccctactataacagctggtcctatgtgtgtagcccctactataacagctggtcctatgtgtgtagcccctactataacagctggtcctatgtgtgtagcccctactataacagctggtcctatgtgtgtagcccctactataacagctggtcctatgtgtgtagcccctactataacagctggtcctgtgtgtagcccctactataacagctggtcctgtgtgtgtagcccctactataacagctggtcctgtgtgtgtagcccctactataacagctggtcctgtgtgtgtagcccctactataacagctggtcctatgtgtgtagcccctactataacagctggtcctatgtgtgtagcccctactataacagctggtcctgtgtgtgtagctccttccataacagctggtcctgtgtgtgtgtgtagtccctTCTAtaagtcttgaaggagttcccacaGATGCTTTGCACTTGTtggtctgctgctagaactctgtgtggtatcatctgctctctaatctgagctgctttTAACTtttgatttctgaggctggtgactcagatgaacttatcctcagcagcagaggtgactcttggtctttctttcctggggcggtcctcatgtgagccagtttcgttgtagcacttgatggtttttgcgactgcacttgggtacacattcaaagtttttgcaattttccggaccaactgcccttcatttcttaaattaatgatggccactcgtttctcttcccttagctgattggttctggCCATGATATGAATTGTAACAGTCGTCCAATaggctgttggctgtgtatcaacctgacttctgtgcaacacaactgatggtcccaactccattaataaggggGGGACCATTTcagggactacctcatgaagctcattgagagaacagcaagggtttgcagcgctatcaaaaaagcaaaggggggctactttgaagaaactagaatataagacatgttttcacttatttccgcttttttattaagtacataattccacatgtgttcattcatagttctgataCCTTCAGTGACAATCTACAATGGAAATAGTCCTGAAGATAAAGGAAACTCATTGGAGGACAAGGTgtgttaaaacatttggcctgtactgttcttacaattaaaaacaacaaagaaagtgATATGTAGCCAGACTGAAGCAAATTGCACAGCGGCTCTTTCACTCTCACTACACTGTCAGTGGCTGCTTATTGGATGAACTGCTAGAATGAAAATCACTCACTACTCACTTTAGGCCTGGGTCAAAATGGGCGGGCCCGGACCTATAATGTCATAGTGTCCTGGATGTAACTTTTGATTTGTAATGTAATCTATTCAGAAATAAATAGACTGTtctataattataatttattcaGTGATCTCTTAAACCTCCTATCACCAAGCCATTTCGGCCTGTCACATTGTTACTTACTGTAGACTCATTTGTCACTCTATCTGCACATTTTGCATCTCAAATTCAAAAGCACAGTTATGGCCATTGTTAGAAGAAGGAAGAGCGCCTCAATCTCTTTTCAGCAGTATAACAAAGTTATAAtggcataaaacattaaaaaagtcaaaacttaAGTTACGTTTCGttcataatttattaaaaaaacatcatgcaaAACATTTCCATAAGGGAACACATTCATATACAATACAGGGAAAAAATGAGTTTTGCCTGTACattcaaaaataattatttacatgtttaaaacattacaacagtggtggaatgtaactaagtaaatttactccagtactgtacttcactCGAGATGTTGAGGAACTTGTACTTtatgagtcttttctttttatgtcactttctacttctactccgcgacatttcagagaaaatatgttactttttactccactacgttAGTGTAGTCCAACTGACCCCAAATTGGCCctaacattttgtttatttcatttataaaataaCAATGTGCAATGTGGTTGTACATCAGTAGCCAACATTAATTATGTCCACCTTCCATTTAgcacagattttgttttattcctttACTCCGTGTTTGTTGGCCTACCATTTTCGTTTCCCTTTACTTGtaaaagagtatttttacagtgtggcattagtacttttaatgaaataaagGATATGTATACTTCCACCACTGTTTAACACTAGGCTATGCTTAGTCTTTGTGCTGTGATTTGTAGTCTTAGATTGTTGGCGGTATTTGGGGTAGGTTTAagataaaatgtaatcaaatcagGTGCAATGACATTGTAgtagtattttagtatttttgaagagtatttacaTAGCGTCAACATCGGAGTCTGAACTTTCCGAGCTAAAGTCAAattcatctgaactatctgtagTGCAAAAAAACTGATTGTCATTTTCTGGGTTAGACAGGACATGCAGGTAGACTTTTCTTGCACGCCTTTGCAGCTCTTTCATTTGCCTCAGCCTTCTGCGGATGAGGCAAGTGACACCCTTCTTCGCATTCTCTGTGAGATGTccttaaaaagggacaaaatgtgtCACTATACAGGTAAGCAACaagtcaaaaaaaattaaacatgacTTTATGAAACGTGatacaaacatttcaaataGATGTTCACATTTACCTTGTTGGGTGTTTTCACTCTGATGGAAAGACCACTCAGACAAGACTCTGGCATGGGACTTCAGAGAATCCCAGTGCTGCTTGATCTCTTTGACAAggatcttcttctcctcttgaAGCCTTCGAACTGCCATGACCCTATCAAAGACTTCCTTTTTTGTGCTGAAATCAACAGCGCCTGTAACACATACGTGTGTAGATGAGAATGACCACTGCACAAACAATGTAGTTTCAGAGATCATTTCTCTCCCTCACATGCACTACTGTGGTGCCtgtagaaaaaaatgctttctcGCTTGCAGGCACACAGCTTCCAGAGTCAAACACCATTTTGGAGAGGTTAATGTCTTTTAATGAAATCTTTAACATTTCACATCCAAATAACTTGACATAGCAATAACCCACCTCGTTATTGGGATGAGTTGGTTGttgagaaaagcaaagaacagacacagacagtgatTCCTTACTTTATAGATACTATAGCACGAACAGAATACATATTATGCGTACCTTCTTGTGTTATTTGCCAAGGCCAGGGATGTTCTGTGTCCAGAATATGATCCATGCAAACTGCTTGCTCGGGTGTTACAAGGCTGTTGTACTTGGCTAGCATGGTCTGCAAAGTGGTCTTTTCTTGCCTTATTTTCCGTCTAATTCTGTGTCGACATTTGTTGCTGTCTGTGAaacgaaaaataaaaaacactatctGTTAATTACATAATGTAAATTACGTTGTTGGAATTACAGCAAATTCACTATCAATATTAAAGTTCATTGTAATGTGGAGAATATACTTGAATCAACAATCAACACTATCGTTTAGAACTTTATGGACTTATGGAAACATTTCAgacttaaatgttaaaataccaTTTGTTTTGTAGAGGCGTTGAGATCTTGTTTTTATACTTGATGTGAGGGCCTCAATCTTCTGACACAAAGCCTGTGTCGTGTCTTGGTGGTTTGTTTCTCCTAACAAAAAGTGAATAACACAGcaccaatataaaaaaagattaaatcttTATGTCAGACAATGTTTAGAATTATCTCACCATCTGCCCAGTCTTTCACATCTTGCACAAATTcctccatgtttttttcttgcagtTGAAGCTTGGCTTTCAGAGTTTCCAGGTCCCCCAACTGGACATTTAGAGCTCTAGAAGTCTAAAATTAATTAGGTAATTATaatctgtacagtatatatcacaGAAACTTGAGCCATGACAATGTTTTTACACACTTTTAATCTACCTTATGGTATCTTTGGGAAAGAGAATTTGCCAGGTTTTGAAACTTCTGCTGGTTCCATCTCATGGAGAGGAGTGTAAGCATGTCATTGCGTCCTGCAAGGGCACAGAGATTTGTTCTgcaagaatatccttttaattaaatgtaatttcttctATAAATAAAAGGTACAATTATATGGTACCTGCTTTTGACATGTGCTTTGTAGTGACCGCTATTCTGGAGAGAAACGCATTACACTGCTCTACTTCCTCCCCTAATGTCGAACCAGCCCCATCTTGGTTGGCTCCACTCCATTTTACCTGGACAGAGGGACACAAACTGAATATCAAGGGCATTCagtaaaaacaaccaaatacattCAGCAAGTCCCAAAAGCCCCCTTGAATTCAACTAAAGCCTAATCAAAATTCAAACTGACACaatatgcaagaaaaaaaaaaaacattctgtacatacacaaacacagaaatactACTGTGTTACTGTGGTATATAATTGTTATTTCTTATCACTTTTGGGGATTTTATGTCATTGTATAAGAATATTGTGCACTACACCAACCTCACATTTGAAGTCATGGGCTTTAGCATGCAAAACCGACAGGAAGGGCCTCATGTTTTGAAGAGACTGGAGCTCTGGACAGTCCAAACAAACTCTCTGTAGGTAGGGCCAGTATTTACATGCAACATCCATACAGAAGAAGGTTATGTCGTGCTTGGGCGCAAGCTGGTTCTGTAAGAACATGGGGTATGCATATATTTCACCCCTAAACATATTAAGGGCAGACAGCAAGACACCGTGCCTGCAAACTGCCAGCTCCAGTCCTTCCTCATCCACCTTACTCCTAGATCTGCAGGAAGTCTCTCGGGCTGCCAACCACTCCCCACCACAAATGCCTTTTCCAGTGACCTACATTGTAGAATATCATAATTGACAAATGATCTTGTCAACAGTCATTGTAGAGAACAATTCTAAATAATATTTTGTGGGCAAGAAACAAATTAGcattaatggctttttttttaaattcaagtaTACAGGTAGATATCACAATACATGACAATATTGATAGACTATGACTTATTATGTCATTGACTTTAAATATTCAGATAGAAGTGCAATTACATGTTTGGTTTTGGTGTGTACTTGGTCCACAAATCTGGTCACATCTTCATCATTAGCAATGAAGACACCATCAAAGATCGGCCGCTCCTCTgatctaaaaaacaacaacagagttaACATTTTAGGATATAGTGTAGTAAAAGGTTGTACAATACATAAATGTCAATTTTACCGGTCATTAATACACATGTGCTAATAAGTAAATACCGTGCTGTACTCTTGAAACGATAAAGCTTGCGGTTTCCGTCAACCGAGACGGCAAGCATTGCTGGAGTGCAGGCAGGACAGCTAAATTGCTCCTCTTTGCAAATGGCATCAACTTCATATTGAACAGCAGCCCATTCAAAAAAGCTTTTctgaaagctgtcagatgagagCTTTCCagtctattaaaaaaaacaacagcacaaAACAATTCGAAAAAGAACTTCTaatatcaaaacataaaaaatgtaggATGCTgcagaataaagaaagaaatactgaCACGGCCAAAGCGAACAGTCCGCTTCTCAAGCATTCGTAGAAATGCCTGACAGGACATTCCAGGTGATGCCATCTTCATGctctcaaaagtaaaaaataagtcTTCCTCATAAACTGTCGCAAAATTGAGGGTGGCGGGCCAGTAGCCACTTTGTATAAGGTCATCCACTTCTGCAGTCCAAGTAGCCTGGCATCCCTCGCAGCTTAGCTCTGGCATGTTGAGATCATACCGTCCTACAAAGTAACATTTACCTCCACTGTAATGTTATGACTGTCAAACTTAGAATTCCATGTTGTATGCATCATATATAAAGCTTGGTGACTTGGCACTGATGTGCACATTTCTTTAAGATATTACATTATTGTGTCTGTTGaatatgaatctttttttttaactggacaAAAGGAAATCTTTCACATAATTACCATTTATTGTGACCAAAGCAACTGCCTTTCCTTGGATGACCCTCAATGCCTCTGGTGGACAGCGACAGATTTGGACAGGCATCTCAATAGGCAAAAGCCGTActaaaaaacattacacaaatgGGTTTGGATAATTCATCTTTAGCGACAATTAGACATACAGAATAAACACTCTCACAAAAAAGTCCATAACTTACCACAGTGTGTAACAGCATTATCCACAACGCAACTGGTTGGAGGCAATGGCTGAAAGAAACCAGCACACATAGCATCCCGGTTGTGAAGGATGTAGGTTTTGTTGTGCCGGCTGATGTCGCATTCAGCGCAGAGGAATGGACATGGTAAGCAGTCTCTGCATCTGACAGCTGCACAGTTGATCCCACATTGACTGCAGATTTTTGTTTCCACGTTCCCCTGTGCCAGCATGCTATTTACAAGGTAAGGTCTCTTTGCCCTCCATCTCTCAAAAAAGAGAGCGTTACGAGTGCTCCAATCCACAGAAGCCAGAGGAGCTCCCTGGTCAACTGCAGCTTCTTGTATCTCATCATCAGAGACACTCAAGGAGTACTGTAGATCTTGCACAAGACATTCTGTTACAAttgtaaaaattgtaaaagtacataagaattaaaaaaaaatacagtttcacAATGGTTTTGCTCATCGtttcatttgcaaaaaaaacagccatacaAAAGGAAAATTCTTAATTAAGGGACAATTATACTACCATAAAACTTTTCTGGAGACTTTATTTTAACAGTTCATGTTGAATGTTATATAAATTATTACATACCAGCAGAGATGGTCTTTGAAGCAGTCTCTGAAGCAGAGTTAGGGCCATGATCAGCAGTGTTGCAGGGAGGATTAGGCGTGTGATCACCAGCTGTACAAAAAACTCACATCAACAttgataacattaaaaatgtcatcCTTGCACCATGGCTAGTGCCTAGGCTGGTTCACAACTGTTCATTTAGTTGCAAAATCCAACTACTGTTGGTTATCTGCATATCCAACAATATATAGACAATGGCAGCAAACACAAATGCTCGTTGTAAAAGCAAATTCAAAAATAAGTGAGCTATTAACAACtaataaataaaccattttaaacaaagCCTTACCAAGGTTGACATCTTGTAAGAGATTATACTGCCCATCCATAACAAGATTTCTAAAAAATATTGTTCCAGCCGGCACAATGAAGCTAACTTTTATCAGCTTATTTTATAGGTTGTACCGTATTAGTATGTAGTAGTAACCTTAATGTAGGCTATCTATTTCAATTAAGATCCGAGGTGCAAACATTTGAACTGAATGTATCCCTTGATATTCAGTTTTAAATGCCTAAACACTTTTGAAAATatcatgaatgaaaaaaacaatgctgacCTTTTTCTGACTGATTCCTGCGTGACCTTGGCCTTGCATAGAGTACATTCCCatcactgtctctctttctccacctgACTTTTGACGTGGATGTCCTAGCTGGTAGTGCTGCCTTCTCTTTCTGCAGCTCAGCAAGCAGTTCATCAGCATTTTGGAGGTCATCAGTAAGTTTTTCATCAAGCAGGTAATCGTTCAGATCTGAAAGAAAGGTTTGAACAAACACTTATTGACCTAACTAGGTCGCTGTGGGGATAATTGTgcctatttattttacttaccaAGTTGAAAGTGTGTGCAGAGGCGTTGAGTGGAGATGCAAGAGCATTGCGGGGATGTCATCATTAAGAAGTTTGGGTTTTGTCATTTCTGcaaatgagaataaaatatataaggattatttttactgtgataTTAAAATAAGGCATTAATTGTTAACAACAGCTCATGGTTTTACTGAACCAGAAAAGTACACGGCAGCATTAAGTAACATCAGCTCTATTCATTTACTCAGAAAAACCTCTAATTTAAATCCTTTCAGTACAGAAAGAATAAAGTTGATTTGAAACACAAATAAGATACAATTTGAGCAATTGCAAAAAGcctaatttaaacaaaatgtcatttatctgtGGCTGGAATTGTAATTATTATCctttataaaaaagtaattaaataattCCGTAAGCCACCATGCCAACTTAGAGAAAATTATCTTAATTAGGCATAGTAAAAACTTACTATGAACTAGTAACTGATTTATTACACTGTGTGATTATAAACTTACTGACAAATATTagacaaactgcattttgtaactgtctaaacaacatatttactgtTTCTCTGCCACTACTTCACCAACACATCTGGCCAATATTTTAGTAAATCTACTGTTATGGCTAATTACATTAAGCACATGTTGAGATGGAATAAGAGAGACAATAGCAGTAGGAAAACTTATCAGGCTTTATCAAGTTCATTTTACTGTAGACAATTCAGGAATAGCACAATAGTAAAGTCAAAACAGTTAATCTGCTGTTAGAGTATTTTCAATCAAAGTTAGGGATGGCTTTTCAAAGTTAGTGCTTAGGTGCTAGGTGAGACCATGATTGTACCCGTTATGAGGTTATATGTGGCAATAAGCTAGGCATAAAGAAACACTTGATTTGCTAacagcagctaacgttaccttacCGCTAACGTTACTGTAGGTTTCACTTGTTGGAGCTAGCTAGTATTTTTATTAACGCTTTACATCATTCATCGTCCCATTAGACTGCTAGCCTGCACGTTGAAGGGTTTGAACTACAACTTATTGAGCTAACTAGGTAGCGGTGGGGATAATTGTACTTCTGTATTTTACTTACCAAGTTGAAAACGCGTGCAGATCTGTGCGTCGAGTGGCGCGCAGTGCATAGATGCACGACCAGCGCAGGGACGTCATCATTGCTTCTTGGCTCAGCCATTGGTCGCGCCTTGATAGGTCAGCGGCAATGAAGTCAAAGCTGAAAGCGCCGCGCTCGGCGGCTATTCCGAGCGGTGCGCGACGCCAAGGATGCCGCTCCGTCTAGTTGGGCGGCACCGCTATCCACATAGGAAAACACTAAATATGCCAGCGTAGAAATAATGGCAAATGCGtttcttaaacatttaaacatttaaaccagatttaaatgaagctatgcaaagacaaaaataaattaattaatcgaCTATCGACAGTGTATAATGCCTATAGCTCGTCAGTTTGACGCAATATCCGCCAAAACTTCTGGCGAAAACCTTATTTATAGAGCAACGTTAAACTAAAAAACGGCTGTTAAAAATGGAGGAGCTGTTATTTTGCCACTCtctatgtgtttaaatgttatatacatatcatttattatgctattttttattcctattgTGGGCCAGTCATCCCCGAGATCTGAAACGTCATGGTCCCCTGTCGTCTATATTTTACGAGGACGGGGCTCCATTAAAGTCTATAGGAGTTCCCTGCACGTTAAAATATTACTTCGAGGGGTGCCCATTACGTTGAAATGTTACGCCAAGGgttcctgaccaagcgtccacaTGTTACgacttgggagtgagaacgtgttGCGGGCACACAGCAGAACCAAATTCGCTCTCAGGACCAGCATTATGGCAGTGGCATATTTATTAGCCTATGTGAGGTTTTAATTATAGAATAAATAAGGtaaaaaataacatggttgaTAAACAATCAAACCAACAAGTATTTTAGGGCATCAGGAGTTCATAAAGTGCAGCAGCGGTTCATAGGGTAAAGTGCATACGGAATGGATGGCATAGCCCCGCGTAGACCTAGACAGTCCCAGGCCTCACTGCCTCTGGGTAGAAGCCGCGCTGTAGCAAGTGGTCCTAGCATCAAGGCTGCACACGCTCTTATGGAGGGGGGGGGTAAACAGGTTGTGTGCTGGGTGAGAGCGATCTCTCTATGTTGGAGGCCAGCTCCTGCAGCTGCTGCGTAGATGTCATCCAGGGAAGGAGACTGAAGTACCACTGGTGGAGAAATAGAACAAGGAGTTTTCCGCAGCAGCtttatttcatgttgtttatgaagAAGGAGAACTAGGAAATAAGTCGGGGGGGGGTGCAACGCTCCAAGCAAAGCCAAGAGGACCGATCACAGTTGTTTGTTCTGCCCTGTGAAGTCACATCTAGGGGTTGTATCGGCCGATATCGAGTACTGATCAATGGGTCAtgtatttattatgtattaacagctgtatactactctccctgtatggatgtgatatgatttctatctttgttgtcagtctggctcaggttaagcTCTTTCTCAGGTCAGATACAACCAATGACAGCCaaacagaactttcttttattatcctgTTTGACAGTCGTTATAATAGAAACAGAACATAATGAAGTACTTTAAGTAAGATTGTCCTCAGGGCTTTATTATGTGTTTTCGGATCGGAGTCAGAAACTCCATTTTTTCCAGATACGGACCTGCATTTAGGCAGTATGAAGAGGCAATACTGTTTAGATGTGTAGTATCGGTATCAACGTTCTAGTATTTATCCGTACCTGCGCTGAATCCACGGCGTAGGTTCAACATAAACcataaaacaataattaaatCTGGATTCCTCTGGCGCAGTCGCAACCTTTTTCTCTTGTGATGTCTGCCATAGTTGTTCTTCCAAAAAATTGGGTAGAAAACGATGGCAAGCATAAATCCAATAGTAATGGCAAAATGTAAATCTCATctgcttaaatgtaattttcccattacaatatataataaagtgtgtacatatacacagtaATTTATTAGTTTTATCATTTTGGATTAAACTTATTGCAAATGATCCAGTAGATGGAGTCAATCCAACCATGATTTCAGGGA
This window encodes:
- the LOC116681763 gene encoding uncharacterized protein LOC116681763 isoform X2, which produces MMTSPQCSCISTQRLCTHFQLDLNDYLLDEKLTDDLQNADELLAELQKEKAALPARTSTSKVRWRKRDSDGNVLYARPRSRRNQSEKAGDHTPNPPCNTADHGPNSASETASKTISAECLVQDLQYSLSVSDDEIQEAAVDQGAPLASVDWSTRNALFFERWRAKRPYLVNSMLAQGNVETKICSQCGINCAAVRCRDCLPCPFLCAECDISRHNKTYILHNRDAMCAGFFQPLPPTSCVVDNAVTHCVRLLPIEMPVQICRCPPEALRVIQGKAVALVTINGRYDLNMPELSCEGCQATWTAEVDDLIQSGYWPATLNFATVYEEDLFFTFESMKMASPGMSCQAFLRMLEKRTVRFGRTGKLSSDSFQKSFFEWAAVQYEVDAICKEEQFSCPACTPAMLAVSVDGNRKLYRFKSTARSEERPIFDGVFIANDEDVTRFVDQVHTKTKHVTGKGICGGEWLAARETSCRSRSKVDEEGLELAVCRHGVLLSALNMFRGEIYAYPMFLQNQLAPKHDITFFCMDVACKYWPYLQRVCLDCPELQSLQNMRPFLSVLHAKAHDFKCEVKWSGANQDGAGSTLGEEVEQCNAFLSRIAVTTKHMSKAGRNDMLTLLSMRWNQQKFQNLANSLSQRYHKTSRALNVQLGDLETLKAKLQLQEKNMEEFVQDVKDWADDSNKCRHRIRRKIRQEKTTLQTMLAKYNSLVTPEQAVCMDHILDTEHPWPWQITQEGAVDFSTKKEVFDRVMAVRRLQEEKKILVKEIKQHWDSLKSHARVLSEWSFHQSENTQQGHLTENAKKGVTCLIRRRLRQMKELQRRARKVYLHVLSNPENDNQFFCTTDSSDEFDFSSESSDSDVDAM
- the LOC116681763 gene encoding uncharacterized protein LOC116681763 isoform X1, with the protein product MMTSPQCSCISTQRLCTHFQLDLNDYLLDEKLTDDLQNADELLAELQKEKAALPARTSTSKVRWRKRDSDGNVLYARPRSRRNQSEKAGDHTPNPPCNTADHGPNSASETASKTISAECLVQDLQYSLSVSDDEIQEAAVDQGAPLASVDWSTRNALFFERWRAKRPYLVNSMLAQGNVETKICSQCGINCAAVRCRDCLPCPFLCAECDISRHNKTYILHNRDAMCAGFFQPLPPTSCVVDNAVTHCVRLLPIEMPVQICRCPPEALRVIQGKAVALVTINGRYDLNMPELSCEGCQATWTAEVDDLIQSGYWPATLNFATVYEEDLFFTFESMKMASPGMSCQAFLRMLEKRTVRFGRTGKLSSDSFQKSFFEWAAVQYEVDAICKEEQFSCPACTPAMLAVSVDGNRKLYRFKSTARSEERPIFDGVFIANDEDVTRFVDQVHTKTKHVTGKGICGGEWLAARETSCRSRSKVDEEGLELAVCRHGVLLSALNMFRGEIYAYPMFLQNQLAPKHDITFFCMDVACKYWPYLQRVCLDCPELQSLQNMRPFLSVLHAKAHDFKCEVKWSGANQDGAGSTLGEEVEQCNAFLSRIAVTTKHMSKAGRNDMLTLLSMRWNQQKFQNLANSLSQRYHKTSRALNVQLGDLETLKAKLQLQEKNMEEFVQDVKDWADGETNHQDTTQALCQKIEALTSSIKTRSQRLYKTNDSNKCRHRIRRKIRQEKTTLQTMLAKYNSLVTPEQAVCMDHILDTEHPWPWQITQEGAVDFSTKKEVFDRVMAVRRLQEEKKILVKEIKQHWDSLKSHARVLSEWSFHQSENTQQGHLTENAKKGVTCLIRRRLRQMKELQRRARKVYLHVLSNPENDNQFFCTTDSSDEFDFSSESSDSDVDAM